One Dreissena polymorpha isolate Duluth1 chromosome 9, UMN_Dpol_1.0, whole genome shotgun sequence genomic window carries:
- the LOC127843734 gene encoding phospholipase A2 group XV-like, translating to MAVTQIVVFIFLGVVQCKAMLNPVVLVPGDGGSQIRARLNKPHKVAPYCKKQTQTFTDLWLDMKELTPLWINCFVDNMRLEYDNVTRTTKNSPGVETMIPGFGTTETVEYLDSVKIPLTKYFNDIVQAMVKWGYKRNVSVFGAPYDFRKAPNELKGYLTTLQQLIERAYYNNNNQRVYMITHSMGSPVTLYLLNRMTQAWKDKFIMGFISLAGVWGGALKPIRLMITGDNLHIPLISPLKPRRMQRSMTSTAWLMPSDEFWKPDEVLVVSPARNYTVRDYKQLFKDIDYETGYMTWEDTKGLVNPLQAPQVEMHCLHGVDVPTAGRFLYDKSTWLKKNPKYVKDNGDGTVNIRSLLGCLRLRDQQNQTVYHQTFHGVEHLDILHHKDVIAYIKGVLMK from the exons ATGGCTGTGACACAAATTGTGGTGTTTATTTTTTTAGGAGTTGTACAATGTAAAGCGATGTTGAACCCAGTAGTATTAG TCCCGGGAGATGGAGGCAGTCAAATACGCGCCAGACTCAACAAACCTCATAAGGTTGCCCCTTACTGCAAGAAGCAAACACAAACCTTTACAGACCTCTGGCTTGATATGAAAGAACTCACACCTTTGTGGATAAACTGCTTCGTAGATAACATGAG GCTGGAGTATGACAACGTTACGAGAACCACCAAGAACTCTCCGGGAGTGGAAACCATGATCCCAGGCTTTGGTACAACTGAAACTGTGGAGTATCTGGACAGTGTGAAAATCCCTCTGA CAAAGTACTTTAACGACATTGTACAGGCCATGGTGAAATGGGGTTACAAGAGGAACGTTTCGGTGTTTGGAGCTCCGTACGACTTCAGAAAAGCGCCTA ATGAACTGAAAGGGTATCTCACCACCCTCCAGCAGTTGATAGAGAGGGcgtactacaacaacaacaaccagcgGGTGTACATGATTACCCACAGCATGGGCAGCCCTGTCACCCTGTACTTACTCAACCGCATGACTCAGGCGTGGAAGGACAAGTTTATTATGGGCTTTATCTCCCTGGCCGGGGTCTGGGGCGGCGCACTCAAACCGATTCGGCTCATGATAACCG GTGACAATCTGCATATTCCGCTAATAAGCCCTCTGAAACCTCGCCGTATGCAGCGGAGCATGACAAGTACCGCATGGCTCATGCCCTCTGACGAGTTCTGGAAGCCCGATGAGGTGCTGGTTGTCTCCCCTGCCCGCAACTACACGGTCCGAGACTACAAGCAGCTCTTCAAGGATATTGACTATGAGACTG GTTACATGACGTGGGAAGACACTAAGGGTCTGGTCAACCCTCTTCAGGCCCCGCAGGTTGAAATGCATTGCTTACACGGCGTGGATGTTCCCACGGCCGGTAGGTTCTTGTATGATAAAAGCACGTGGCTAAAGAAGAATCCCAAGTATGTAAAGGACAACGGAGACGGAACCGTGAACATTCGCAGCCTCCTCGGCTGTCTTCGTTTGCGAGACCAACAGAATCAGACGGTTTACCACCAAACCTTCCACGGTGTCGAACATTTGGACATACTGCACCACAAAGACGTGATAGCTTATATAAAGGGCGTTCTTATGAAATGA